From Polyangium spumosum, a single genomic window includes:
- a CDS encoding secondary thiamine-phosphate synthase enzyme YjbQ: MNGSIHQKTLDVRTRGRGLYDVTSAVAAVVGDAGASIGLCSLFLQHTSASLVVQENADPAVLRDLDRFMARVAPEGAGYEHDAEGPDDMPAHIRAALTSTSLTIPITAGRLALGTWQAIYVWEHRTSPHTRRLVVTVLGA; encoded by the coding sequence ATGAACGGGAGCATCCACCAGAAGACGCTCGACGTCCGCACCCGAGGTCGCGGTCTCTACGACGTGACGAGCGCGGTCGCGGCCGTCGTCGGCGACGCAGGCGCCTCGATCGGGCTCTGCTCGCTCTTCCTGCAGCACACCTCGGCGAGCCTCGTCGTGCAGGAGAACGCCGATCCGGCCGTGCTCCGGGACCTCGATCGCTTCATGGCCCGCGTCGCGCCCGAGGGCGCCGGCTACGAGCACGACGCCGAGGGCCCGGACGACATGCCCGCGCACATCCGCGCCGCCCTCACCAGCACGAGCCTCACGATACCCATCACCGCGGGTAGACTCGCGCTCGGGACCTGGCAGGCGATCTACGTCTGGGAGCACCGAACGAGCCCGCACACGAGGCGCCTCGTGGTCACCGTCCTCGGCGCATGA
- a CDS encoding putative DNA-binding domain-containing protein, with protein MRDDLASVQAFLAGVIPGHTPIPEDPALAEAAARFVTGSTRLTPAAQVDIYRRQFWLRHREILNDEFPGLACILGERGMDAFCRAYLDAFPPTQGPFRALITHVPAFAEAWSGFDEGTRRGLVVDMARYEIALRDVRTGPDAPPLDPQKLTSLPEDAWERARIVVHPAAQRLAFDYPVHRLRKAWVIAGEPVVLPDAPSPVKIALYRSREIVTHFEELEPDAFALLDLLAEGVPLVPALGRLTEPLPEDRQSHVAANVGRWFQQWTALGIVVDVELPSSS; from the coding sequence ATGCGTGACGATCTCGCCTCCGTGCAAGCGTTCCTCGCCGGCGTGATCCCCGGACACACGCCGATCCCCGAGGATCCGGCCCTCGCCGAGGCCGCCGCGCGGTTCGTCACGGGGAGCACGCGGCTCACGCCCGCCGCGCAGGTCGACATCTACCGTCGCCAGTTCTGGCTCCGCCACCGCGAGATCCTGAACGACGAGTTCCCGGGCCTCGCCTGCATCCTCGGCGAGCGCGGCATGGACGCCTTCTGCCGCGCCTACCTCGACGCGTTCCCGCCCACCCAAGGCCCGTTTCGCGCGTTGATCACGCACGTCCCGGCCTTCGCCGAGGCATGGAGCGGCTTCGACGAGGGCACGCGGCGCGGCCTCGTCGTGGACATGGCGCGTTACGAGATCGCGCTGCGCGACGTGCGCACCGGCCCCGACGCGCCGCCCCTCGATCCGCAGAAGCTCACGAGCCTGCCCGAGGACGCCTGGGAGCGCGCGCGGATCGTCGTGCACCCCGCGGCCCAGCGGCTCGCGTTCGACTACCCCGTGCACCGCCTCCGCAAGGCGTGGGTCATCGCGGGCGAGCCGGTGGTCCTGCCCGACGCGCCCTCGCCCGTGAAGATCGCGCTCTACCGCAGCCGGGAGATCGTCACGCACTTCGAGGAGCTCGAGCCCGACGCCTTCGCGCTGCTCGACCTGCTCGCCGAGGGCGTGCCGCTCGTGCCTGCGCTGGGCCGCCTCACCGAGCCCTTGCCCGAGGACCGGCAGAGCCACGTCGCGGCGAACGTCGGGCGCTGGTTCCAGCAGTGGACGGCCCTCGGCATCGTCGTCGACGTCGAACTTCCTTCATCTTCGTAG